In Luteitalea sp. TBR-22, one genomic interval encodes:
- a CDS encoding SCO family protein — MIRKHILSWSFLCALGLAAPGCSGGAGAPAYEASATARRYPLTGVVKGVDAGARQLSVSHEAIPGLMDAMTMSFPVKEAWAVDVARVGDRLTGTLVVDAGRSWIEGVSLSKPPAGEQATGGASSATDAGIGPAPGTPLPATPLRDQAGRVVTARDFAGRDVIVTFIYTRCPLPDFCPLMMTRLNEAAARLRKAGRRDDVQMVAISIDPTRDTPEVLAEYGRQHITGEEGDPFRRWSLLTGTPDQVRTWAQFFTLTYEKERNEIAHGLRTAVVDREGRVVGVLRGNQWTTNELMALLPAR, encoded by the coding sequence GTGATACGTAAGCACATCCTCTCGTGGTCGTTCCTCTGCGCGCTCGGTCTCGCGGCCCCTGGCTGCAGCGGTGGGGCCGGGGCTCCCGCGTACGAAGCGTCGGCCACGGCCCGCCGCTATCCGCTCACTGGCGTCGTCAAGGGCGTGGATGCCGGTGCGCGCCAGCTGAGCGTGTCGCACGAGGCCATCCCTGGGCTGATGGACGCCATGACGATGAGCTTCCCGGTGAAGGAGGCGTGGGCCGTGGACGTCGCCAGGGTCGGTGACCGGCTGACCGGCACCCTGGTCGTGGACGCGGGCCGGTCGTGGATCGAGGGGGTGTCGCTGAGCAAGCCGCCGGCCGGCGAGCAGGCCACTGGCGGGGCATCGAGCGCCACCGATGCGGGCATCGGCCCCGCGCCGGGGACGCCGCTTCCCGCCACGCCCCTCCGGGACCAGGCCGGCCGCGTGGTGACGGCCCGCGACTTCGCGGGGCGGGACGTGATCGTCACCTTCATCTACACGCGGTGCCCGCTGCCGGACTTCTGCCCGCTGATGATGACGCGGCTCAACGAGGCCGCCGCCCGGCTGCGCAAGGCCGGCCGGCGCGACGACGTCCAGATGGTGGCCATCTCGATCGACCCGACGCGCGACACCCCGGAGGTGCTGGCCGAATACGGCCGTCAGCACATCACCGGCGAGGAGGGCGACCCGTTCCGACGCTGGTCGCTGCTGACCGGCACGCCCGACCAGGTGCGGACGTGGGCGCAGTTCTTCACGCTCACCTACGAGAAGGAACGCAACGAGATCGCCCACGGCCTTCGCACCGCCGTCGTCGATCGCGAGGGCCGGGTGGTGGGCGTACTGCGTGGCAACCAGTGGACCACCAACGAGCTGATGGCGCTGCTGCCGGCCAGGTGA